In the Gemmatimonadota bacterium genome, one interval contains:
- a CDS encoding amidohydrolase family protein — MRAFIPLLLGASAVGCAAQQPVPAPAPRPALTAADSTPKVSPGAGALSLPNADPFPSTYRPFAVRTTVIRNATIMTAAGPTLRGASILLRDGKITAVGMNLDVPSDATVIDGTGKFVTPGIIDTHTHLGVYPAPGVEALSDGNEATSPSTPNVWAEHSIYAQDPQFPRALASGVTTVQVLPGSANLIGGRGVTLKVVPSRTVRGMKFPGAKYGLKHACGENPKRMYANRGPSTRMGNVAGWRAQYLQAEQYRRRWDRWLADRKGEPPARDLNMETLAEVLRGNILVQWHCYTANDMEGAMEVADEFGFQIRSFHHGVEAYKLADLLAQKGISASLWSDWGGFKVEAMDGVRANIALVHAAGARAIVHSDDASGMQRLNQDAAKSIAEARTLGIDISEDEAIRWLTANPAWALGLEDRVGTLEPGKNADVVLWSGTPFSIYSRAEKVWIDGAMLYDRLNPASRWRTDFELGFVPETEGGR, encoded by the coding sequence ATGCGAGCGTTCATCCCGCTCCTCCTCGGCGCGAGCGCCGTGGGCTGTGCCGCGCAGCAGCCCGTGCCGGCACCCGCCCCCCGCCCTGCGCTAACCGCCGCCGACAGCACCCCGAAGGTCTCCCCCGGCGCGGGTGCCCTGAGCCTTCCGAACGCCGATCCGTTCCCCAGTACATATCGTCCGTTCGCAGTGCGCACGACCGTCATCCGCAACGCCACGATCATGACGGCCGCCGGACCGACACTACGTGGCGCGTCGATCCTGCTGCGCGACGGCAAGATCACGGCGGTCGGGATGAACCTGGACGTGCCCTCGGATGCCACGGTCATCGACGGCACCGGCAAGTTTGTCACTCCCGGCATCATCGATACGCACACCCACCTCGGGGTCTACCCGGCTCCCGGTGTCGAGGCGTTGAGCGATGGCAACGAAGCGACGAGTCCGTCCACGCCTAACGTCTGGGCCGAGCACTCCATTTACGCCCAGGACCCGCAGTTCCCGCGCGCGCTGGCGAGCGGCGTCACGACGGTCCAGGTCCTCCCCGGCTCGGCCAACCTCATCGGCGGACGCGGCGTGACGCTCAAGGTCGTCCCCTCGCGCACGGTGCGGGGGATGAAGTTCCCCGGCGCCAAGTACGGACTCAAGCACGCCTGCGGCGAGAACCCCAAGCGTATGTATGCCAACCGCGGCCCATCCACCCGCATGGGCAACGTGGCCGGTTGGCGCGCGCAGTACCTGCAGGCCGAGCAGTACCGCCGTCGCTGGGACCGCTGGCTCGCCGACCGCAAGGGCGAGCCGCCGGCGCGCGACCTCAACATGGAGACGCTGGCCGAGGTGCTGCGCGGCAACATTCTCGTGCAGTGGCACTGCTACACCGCCAACGACATGGAAGGCGCGATGGAAGTGGCCGACGAGTTCGGCTTCCAGATCCGATCGTTCCATCATGGCGTCGAGGCCTACAAGTTGGCCGACCTCCTCGCCCAGAAGGGGATCTCGGCGTCGCTCTGGTCGGACTGGGGCGGCTTCAAGGTCGAGGCGATGGACGGCGTGCGAGCCAACATCGCCCTCGTGCACGCAGCGGGAGCGCGCGCGATCGTCCACTCCGATGACGCGAGCGGCATGCAGCGCCTCAACCAGGACGCGGCCAAGTCCATCGCCGAGGCGCGCACGTTAGGCATCGACATCAGCGAGGACGAAGCCATTCGGTGGCTCACCGCCAACCCGGCGTGGGCGCTCGGCCTCGAGGATCGCGTCGGGACGCTCGAGCCGGGCAAGAACGCCGATGTCGTGCTGTGGAGCGGCACGCCGTTCAGCATCTACTCTCGCGCAGAAAAAGTCTGGATCGACGGGGCCATGCTGTACGATCGCCTCAATCCCGCGTCGCGCTGGCGCACCGACTTCGAACTGGGCTTCGTCCCCGAGACCGAGGGAGGGCGCTGA
- the rplU gene encoding 50S ribosomal protein L21 produces the protein MTYAIIRTGGKQYRVQPGSTLRIATLPGDAGASVEFNEVLLGSDGSTVRTGVPYLTGAKVTGEIVKHGRGEKIVVFKFKRRKNYARKQGHRQGFTEVRIKDITLG, from the coding sequence ATGACCTACGCCATTATCCGCACCGGCGGCAAGCAGTATCGGGTTCAGCCCGGGTCGACGCTGCGCATCGCGACGCTCCCCGGCGATGCCGGCGCCTCGGTTGAATTCAACGAAGTACTGCTCGGCTCCGACGGCTCGACCGTCCGTACCGGCGTCCCGTACCTTACCGGTGCCAAGGTGACCGGCGAGATCGTGAAGCATGGTCGCGGCGAAAAGATCGTCGTGTTCAAGTTCAAGCGCCGGAAGAACTACGCCCGCAAGCAGGGGCACCGGCAGGGGTTCACGGAAGTCCGCATCAAGGACATCACGCTCGGCTGA
- a CDS encoding Rne/Rng family ribonuclease has protein sequence MKREILISSTSREIRVAIIEDDQLVEMLVDRPEARRMVGDIYLGKVEAVQPGIQAAFVDIGTEKSAFLHASDLVVPGSDDDEDDDGEEEEGEEAEDAPRRSRRAKAPPIQDVIKKGDTLIVQVSKEPISTKGPRVTAEVSLAGRFLVYMPHASRVGVSRKIGDRTERARLREQVEAILPPKSGGVIVRTVGEDATPEAFQRELNTLMATWKRVKKKTTFVRAPVQLHRETSLTRGIIRDIFSTKVESIQVDSKQVFNEIVEYLKGIAPELIERVQLYEGNVPLFDKAEIETEIRDLFKRRCELPSGGYLIIEPTEALVSIDVNSGRFTGKKDPEKTILKTNLEAAREVARQIRLRDMGGIIVADFIDMETKSNRDRVLQEIRTHLGRDRARTKAFPVSDLGLIEMTRQRVRQSHLQQMTEACPTCNGTGRVFTPETIARRVERSVKRMAVEGRREPLVVKLHPEVALYVLDQEKDYLRKLEKAAGFAVEMRDDPLLRPDEFKLVVKGAGRDVTQQYSVA, from the coding sequence ATGAAACGCGAGATACTCATCAGCTCGACGTCGCGGGAAATCCGCGTCGCCATCATCGAGGACGACCAGCTCGTTGAAATGCTCGTCGACCGCCCCGAAGCACGGCGGATGGTCGGCGACATCTATCTGGGGAAAGTCGAAGCGGTCCAGCCCGGGATCCAGGCGGCCTTCGTCGACATCGGGACCGAGAAGAGTGCATTCCTGCATGCCTCTGACCTCGTCGTTCCCGGGAGCGACGACGACGAGGACGACGATGGCGAGGAAGAGGAGGGCGAGGAGGCCGAAGACGCCCCACGCCGCTCGCGTCGCGCCAAGGCGCCCCCCATCCAGGACGTCATCAAGAAGGGCGACACGCTGATCGTGCAGGTGTCCAAGGAGCCCATCTCCACCAAGGGGCCCCGGGTCACCGCCGAGGTGTCGCTGGCCGGGCGCTTTCTGGTGTACATGCCGCACGCCTCGCGCGTCGGGGTGAGCCGGAAGATCGGCGACCGGACCGAGCGCGCCCGCCTGCGCGAACAGGTTGAGGCCATTCTTCCGCCCAAGTCGGGCGGGGTGATCGTCCGCACCGTGGGTGAAGATGCGACGCCAGAGGCCTTCCAGCGCGAGCTCAACACGCTGATGGCGACCTGGAAGCGGGTGAAGAAGAAGACGACCTTCGTCCGCGCCCCCGTCCAGCTCCACCGCGAGACCTCGCTCACCCGCGGGATCATCCGCGACATCTTCAGCACCAAGGTCGAGTCGATTCAGGTCGACTCCAAGCAGGTCTTCAACGAGATCGTCGAGTACCTCAAGGGGATCGCCCCCGAACTCATCGAGCGCGTTCAGCTGTATGAGGGGAACGTCCCGCTGTTCGACAAGGCGGAGATCGAGACCGAGATCCGCGACCTGTTCAAGCGTCGGTGTGAGCTCCCGTCCGGCGGCTACTTGATCATCGAGCCGACCGAGGCGTTGGTCTCGATCGACGTGAATTCGGGGCGGTTCACCGGCAAGAAGGACCCCGAGAAGACCATCCTGAAGACCAACCTCGAGGCCGCCCGTGAGGTCGCCCGACAGATCCGCCTGCGCGACATGGGGGGGATCATCGTGGCCGACTTCATCGACATGGAGACCAAGAGCAACCGCGATCGGGTGCTCCAGGAGATCCGCACCCACCTGGGGCGCGACCGAGCCCGTACCAAGGCCTTTCCGGTCTCCGATCTCGGGTTGATCGAGATGACGCGCCAGCGCGTCCGCCAGAGCCACCTGCAGCAGATGACCGAGGCATGTCCGACCTGCAACGGGACCGGTCGCGTCTTCACCCCCGAGACTATCGCGCGCCGCGTGGAGCGGTCGGTGAAGCGGATGGCGGTCGAGGGGCGCCGGGAACCGTTGGTGGTGAAGCTGCACCCGGAGGTCGCCCTGTACGTGCTGGATCAGGAGAAGGACTATCTTCGGAAGCTGGAGAAGGCGGCCGGCTTCGCGGTGGAGATGCGCGATGATCCGCTCCTGCGCCCCGACGAATTCAAGCTGGTGGTGAAGGGAGCAGGGCGGGACGTAACGCAGCAATACTCGGTCGCGTAG
- a CDS encoding amidohydrolase family protein, with amino-acid sequence MTRIPAWVSVACASLAVATASLSAQTIAITGGKVHPVSGPAIENGTVLVRDGKIVAVGSNIAIPADAQRIDAKGKWVTPGIVNATTSLGLTEIGAVEQTVDLSASGQGDGVTPSLRVWDGFNPASALLQVTRNDGITTVGLIPRGGLVGGQGAVVSLGDGALGDVLLKGPAAMFADIGSKGPDRGASRAEVYQRLRAVLAEARDWPRRRSRYDANASRPLAARPVDLEALQPVLRGEIPLAIDADRASDLVVALDIGKEFGIKVALTSATEAWKVADQIAAAKAYVLVGALNNIPRDFSMLGARQENAALLQQAGARVIIAGGVDAFNARNVKYEAGVAVAFGMPWDAALRAVTLTPAEMYGVADRVGSLQPGRDATLVIWSGDPFELYTRAERVYVRGREVQRPSRQDELMRRYKTLPPDYRAKP; translated from the coding sequence ATGACACGCATTCCGGCCTGGGTGAGCGTCGCCTGCGCCTCGCTCGCGGTGGCCACCGCATCGCTCTCCGCGCAGACCATCGCAATCACGGGGGGCAAGGTCCATCCGGTGAGCGGCCCGGCGATCGAGAACGGGACGGTACTCGTCCGCGACGGGAAGATCGTCGCCGTCGGGAGCAACATCGCGATCCCTGCCGATGCGCAGCGCATCGACGCGAAAGGCAAGTGGGTCACGCCGGGCATCGTCAATGCGACCACCTCGCTCGGCCTCACCGAGATCGGCGCCGTGGAGCAGACGGTCGACCTGTCCGCCAGCGGCCAGGGCGATGGGGTGACGCCGTCGCTCCGGGTGTGGGACGGTTTCAATCCCGCGTCGGCGTTGCTGCAGGTGACGCGCAATGACGGGATCACCACCGTCGGGCTCATCCCGCGCGGCGGACTTGTTGGCGGCCAGGGCGCCGTCGTGTCGCTCGGCGACGGCGCGTTAGGCGACGTCCTGCTCAAGGGGCCGGCGGCGATGTTCGCCGACATCGGCTCCAAGGGGCCAGACCGTGGCGCCTCGCGCGCCGAGGTGTACCAGCGTTTGCGTGCCGTCCTCGCCGAAGCCCGTGACTGGCCCAGGCGCCGCAGTCGGTACGACGCCAACGCCTCGCGCCCGCTGGCCGCGCGTCCGGTCGATCTCGAGGCGCTACAGCCCGTACTGCGTGGCGAGATTCCGCTCGCCATCGACGCCGACCGCGCCAGCGACCTCGTCGTCGCACTCGACATCGGCAAGGAGTTCGGGATCAAGGTCGCCCTCACCTCGGCGACCGAGGCGTGGAAGGTCGCCGACCAGATTGCCGCAGCGAAGGCCTATGTGCTCGTGGGAGCGCTCAACAACATTCCGCGCGACTTCTCGATGCTCGGGGCGCGGCAGGAGAACGCGGCGCTGCTCCAGCAAGCCGGGGCCCGGGTGATCATTGCCGGCGGCGTCGACGCCTTCAACGCGCGCAACGTGAAGTACGAGGCAGGGGTAGCGGTCGCCTTCGGGATGCCGTGGGACGCCGCCCTGCGCGCGGTGACGTTGACCCCAGCGGAGATGTACGGCGTCGCGGACCGCGTCGGCTCGCTGCAGCCCGGTCGTGACGCGACGCTGGTGATCTGGAGTGGCGATCCGTTTGAGCTGTACACGCGCGCCGAGCGGGTGTACGTGCGTGGCCGTGAGGTGCAACGGCCGTCACGCCAGGACGAACTGATGCGCCGCTACAAGACGCTGCCGCCAGACTATCGCGCCAAGCCCTGA
- the rpmA gene encoding 50S ribosomal protein L27 produces MAHKKGVGSSRNGRDSNPKYRGIKKYGGEAVRAGNIIVRQCGTRWHPGQNVGLGTDYTIYALVDGVVRFHHKDKKRQQVSVDPFPVETVPAA; encoded by the coding sequence ATGGCACATAAAAAGGGCGTCGGCTCGTCCCGCAACGGGCGCGACAGCAATCCGAAGTACCGCGGAATCAAGAAGTACGGGGGCGAGGCCGTCCGCGCCGGGAACATCATCGTGCGCCAGTGCGGCACGCGGTGGCACCCGGGGCAGAACGTCGGACTCGGCACCGACTACACCATCTACGCGCTCGTCGATGGCGTCGTCCGCTTCCACCACAAGGACAAGAAGCGCCAGCAGGTGAGCGTCGACCCGTTCCCGGTCGAGACGGTTCCCGCCGCCTGA